From Streptomyces sp. TLI_105, the proteins below share one genomic window:
- a CDS encoding LysR family transcriptional regulator, whose translation MDPHLLRTYVTVARLASFSEAARDLGYTQSAVSQHIASLEADLGLPLLTRRPVAPTPAGERLLEHAGALLLRLDAARADLDRFTAAPRATLDVAASPLALTARVLAALPATGVTLRGLSREQVPVAVATGGADAGLVDGIAAPSDPLRLPDVAPLAATGVAEEPLAVVLPGRHPLAGRPGLRLDDLVDARWLDAPAAGIPLDRLRAVHGGPAGRGFRTALRYEGTDTRTLAALAAAGHGLALLPSSATEGVPGAAAVPLVAPRLVHRVELLLPTGAPGEPSGPVAEFTGRLKS comes from the coding sequence ATGGACCCCCACCTCCTCCGCACGTACGTCACCGTCGCCCGCCTCGCCTCCTTCTCCGAGGCGGCGCGCGACCTCGGCTACACCCAGTCCGCCGTCTCCCAGCACATCGCCTCCCTGGAGGCCGACCTCGGACTGCCCCTGCTCACCCGGCGGCCCGTCGCCCCCACCCCGGCCGGGGAACGGCTCCTCGAACACGCCGGGGCGCTGCTGCTCCGCCTCGACGCGGCCCGCGCCGACCTCGACCGGTTCACCGCCGCGCCCCGCGCCACCCTGGACGTCGCCGCCTCCCCGCTCGCCCTCACCGCCCGCGTCCTCGCCGCCCTGCCCGCCACCGGGGTCACCCTGCGCGGCCTGTCCCGCGAGCAGGTGCCCGTCGCCGTCGCCACCGGCGGGGCCGACGCCGGACTGGTCGACGGCATCGCCGCCCCCAGCGACCCGCTGCGGCTGCCCGACGTCGCCCCGCTCGCCGCGACCGGCGTCGCCGAGGAACCGCTCGCCGTCGTCCTGCCCGGCCGGCACCCCCTCGCCGGACGTCCCGGCCTCCGCCTCGACGACCTCGTCGACGCCCGCTGGCTGGACGCCCCCGCCGCCGGCATCCCCCTCGACCGGCTGCGGGCCGTCCACGGCGGCCCCGCCGGGCGCGGCTTCCGCACCGCCCTGCGCTACGAGGGCACCGACACCCGCACCCTCGCCGCCCTGGCCGCCGCCGGGCACGGCCTCGCCCTGCTGCCGTCGTCCGCGACGGAGGGCGTCCCCGGCGCGGCCGCCGTCCCCCTGGTCGCGCCCCGGCTCGTCCACCGCGTCGAACTCCTCCTGCCGACGGGCGCCCCCGGCGAACCGTCCGGGCCCGTGGCCGAGTTCACGGGACGGCTGAAGAGCTGA
- a CDS encoding tetratricopeptide repeat protein — protein sequence MTNDHDWETRVAALWERLDEHEPADFRARVAELAAERPADDPAAVFEQGAAHDSTGMPEEAVVHYQRALDLGLTGLRRRRAVIQLASSLRNLGRPDRSVELLTAERALPADRLDADEQALSGAVDAFLALALADTGRDREAASLALGALAPLLPRYNRSLAYYAKDLLKTPYGS from the coding sequence CCCTCTGGGAGCGTCTCGACGAGCACGAGCCCGCCGACTTCCGCGCCCGCGTCGCCGAACTCGCCGCCGAACGGCCCGCCGACGACCCGGCCGCCGTCTTCGAGCAGGGCGCCGCCCACGACTCCACCGGCATGCCCGAGGAAGCCGTCGTCCACTACCAGCGCGCCCTCGACCTCGGCCTCACCGGACTGCGCCGCCGCCGCGCCGTCATCCAGCTCGCCAGCAGCCTGCGCAACCTCGGCCGCCCCGACCGCAGCGTCGAACTCCTCACCGCCGAGCGCGCCCTCCCCGCCGACCGGCTCGACGCCGACGAGCAGGCCCTGTCCGGCGCCGTCGACGCCTTCCTCGCCCTCGCCCTCGCCGACACCGGCCGCGACCGCGAGGCCGCCTCCCTCGCCCTCGGCGCCCTCGCGCCCCTGCTGCCCCGCTACAACCGCTCCCTCGCGTACTACGCCAAGGACCTGCTGAAGACCCCCTACGGCTCCTGA
- a CDS encoding aminopeptidase P family protein: protein MPSTDAPEQVVPFTADDYRARMARAVESAADAGLAGVLVAPGPDLVYLTGYQPTAITERLTVLVLAVGQEPVLVVPTLEAPDAEKAAGAAALTLRDWTDGKDPYAVTAPLLDVDGRFGVSDNAWAMHLLGLQQALPGTSYVSLTEALPMLRGVKDAHELARIAAAGAAADQAYGEILKVRFAGRKETDVAADLARLLREFGHSQVDFTVVGSGPNGANPHHEAGDRVIERGDMVVLDFGGLKHGYGSDTTRTVHVGEPTDEERRVHDLVREAQQAGFEAVRPGVACQEVDRAARKVITDAGYGEYFIHRTGHGIGVTTHEPPYMIEGEELPIVPGMCFSIEPGVYLPGRFGVRIEDIVTATEDGAGRRFNNTPHEMAIVE, encoded by the coding sequence ATGCCGAGCACGGACGCCCCCGAACAGGTCGTGCCCTTCACCGCGGACGACTACCGGGCCCGGATGGCCCGCGCCGTCGAGTCCGCCGCCGACGCCGGACTCGCGGGCGTGCTCGTCGCCCCCGGACCCGACCTGGTGTACCTCACCGGCTACCAGCCCACCGCGATCACCGAGCGGCTCACCGTCCTCGTCCTCGCCGTCGGCCAGGAACCGGTGCTCGTCGTCCCGACCCTGGAGGCGCCCGACGCCGAGAAGGCCGCCGGGGCCGCCGCGCTCACCCTGCGCGACTGGACCGACGGCAAGGACCCGTACGCCGTCACCGCCCCGCTCCTCGACGTCGACGGCCGCTTCGGCGTCAGCGACAACGCCTGGGCCATGCACCTCCTCGGCCTCCAGCAGGCCCTGCCCGGCACCTCGTACGTCTCCCTCACCGAGGCCCTGCCGATGCTCCGCGGCGTCAAGGACGCCCACGAGCTGGCCCGGATCGCGGCCGCCGGGGCCGCCGCCGACCAGGCGTACGGCGAGATCCTCAAGGTCCGGTTCGCCGGCCGCAAGGAGACCGACGTCGCCGCCGACCTCGCCCGGCTCCTCAGGGAGTTCGGCCACTCGCAGGTCGACTTCACCGTCGTCGGCTCCGGCCCCAACGGCGCCAACCCGCACCACGAGGCCGGCGACCGGGTCATCGAGCGCGGCGACATGGTCGTCCTCGACTTCGGCGGCCTCAAGCACGGCTACGGCTCCGACACCACCCGCACCGTCCACGTCGGCGAGCCCACCGACGAGGAGCGCCGCGTCCACGACCTCGTCCGCGAGGCCCAGCAGGCCGGCTTCGAGGCGGTACGCCCCGGGGTCGCCTGCCAGGAGGTCGACCGGGCGGCCCGCAAGGTCATCACGGACGCCGGCTACGGCGAGTACTTCATCCACCGCACCGGCCACGGCATCGGCGTCACCACCCACGAGCCGCCGTACATGATCGAGGGCGAGGAGCTCCCCATCGTCCCCGGCATGTGCTTCTCCATCGAACCGGGCGTCTACCTCCCCGGCCGCTTCGGCGTCCGCATCGAGGACATCGTCACGGCCACCGAGGACGGCGCGGGGCGCCGCTTCAACAACACCCCGCACGAGATGGCCATCGTCGAGTAG